Proteins encoded by one window of Synechococcus sp. WH 7805:
- the rpsB gene encoding 30S ribosomal protein S2, whose product MAVVTLSEMMEAGAHFGHQTRRWNPKMSRYIYCARNGVHIIDLVQTAVCMNNAYKWVRSAARSGKRFLFVGTKKQASEVVALEATRCGGSYVNQRWLGGMLTNWTTMKARIDRLKDLERMEASGAIAMRPKKEGAVLRRELDRLQKYLGGLKNMRRLPDVVVLVDQRRETNAVLEARKLDIPLVSMLDTNCDPDLCEVPIPCNDDAVRSVQLVLSRLADAINEGRHGSNEQRGGDDSEG is encoded by the coding sequence ATGGCTGTTGTCACTCTCTCTGAGATGATGGAGGCTGGTGCCCACTTTGGTCACCAGACTCGTCGTTGGAATCCCAAAATGTCGCGCTACATCTACTGCGCGCGGAATGGGGTTCACATCATTGATCTTGTGCAGACCGCTGTCTGCATGAATAACGCCTACAAATGGGTGCGTTCTGCTGCGAGGAGCGGCAAACGTTTTCTCTTTGTCGGCACGAAGAAACAAGCTTCTGAAGTGGTGGCTCTAGAGGCCACACGCTGTGGTGGGTCGTACGTCAATCAACGCTGGTTGGGCGGCATGCTGACCAACTGGACCACGATGAAAGCCAGAATCGATCGCCTCAAGGATCTTGAGCGCATGGAGGCAAGCGGAGCGATCGCCATGCGTCCCAAGAAGGAGGGCGCCGTTCTACGTCGTGAACTTGACCGTCTCCAGAAATATCTGGGCGGCCTCAAGAACATGCGTCGTCTTCCCGATGTAGTGGTGCTGGTTGATCAGCGTCGTGAAACCAATGCGGTGCTCGAGGCCCGCAAATTGGATATTCCTCTGGTCTCCATGCTGGACACCAACTGTGATCCTGATCTTTGCGAGGTTCCCATCCCCTGCAACGACGATGCCGTGCGTTCCGTTCAGCTGGTGCTGAGCCGTCTCGCCGATGCCATCAATGAAGGCCGTCATGGCTCCAATGAACAGCGTGGTGGTGACGACAGCGAAGGCTGA
- the tsf gene encoding translation elongation factor Ts: MAAAVSAKLVKDLRDKTGAGMMDCKKALAATDGDADKAIEWLRQKGIASAEKKSGRTAAEGAVGSYIHTGARVGVLIEVNCETDFVARGEMFQELLRDVAMQVAACPGVEYVNTDEIPSEIREREKAIEMGRDDLDGKPEQMKEKIVEGRINKRLKELALMEQPFIKDSSLTVAELVKQTAGKIGENVKVRRFTRYTLGEGIEVEDNDFAAEVASMTKG, from the coding sequence ATGGCCGCTGCCGTATCCGCCAAGCTCGTTAAGGACCTGCGCGACAAGACCGGCGCTGGAATGATGGATTGCAAGAAAGCACTTGCAGCCACTGACGGCGATGCTGACAAAGCCATCGAATGGCTTCGTCAGAAAGGTATCGCCAGCGCTGAGAAAAAGTCAGGACGCACCGCTGCGGAAGGTGCTGTTGGCAGCTACATCCACACCGGAGCCCGTGTTGGCGTGCTGATCGAAGTCAACTGTGAAACCGACTTCGTCGCCCGAGGCGAGATGTTCCAGGAGTTGCTCAGGGACGTGGCCATGCAAGTGGCTGCCTGCCCAGGTGTGGAGTATGTCAACACCGATGAGATTCCTTCCGAGATCCGTGAGCGAGAGAAGGCCATTGAGATGGGACGTGATGATCTCGATGGCAAACCTGAGCAAATGAAGGAAAAGATTGTCGAAGGTCGGATCAACAAGCGACTCAAAGAACTGGCCCTGATGGAGCAACCCTTCATCAAAGACAGTTCTCTCACCGTTGCCGAACTCGTCAAGCAGACGGCAGGAAAGATCGGTGAAAATGTGAAGGTGCGTCGCTTCACTCGTTACACCCTCGGTGAGGGCATCGAAGTGGAAGACAACGATTTTGCCGCTGAAGTGGCATCCATGACCAAGGGCTGA
- the recG gene encoding ATP-dependent DNA helicase RecG: MVAQPNGDPSAPLSPGLDHQALERFQIWIRPLQQALSLEAERGFVNVQGRQETFHSFLSRELGAPPGIPFPPDCKERLQAFSNDFQSYPSLSDAARRRLVTTVRQWLHALRQRLEPTRPMAPPKLKVATSSPAAPATHHGIMPLDAPLSRVRGIGPKQAERLASLGLLVVRDLLLHYPRDYVDYSALRRIEALVPGETATIVATVRRCHGFTSPRNPNLSILELQLQDPTGRIKVSRFLAGRRFSNPSYLHGQTRLYPNGATVAVSGLVKDGPYGLSFQDPLIEVMESAQAPLQSKRIGRLLPVYSLTEGLTADRFRTLVEAALPSVRLWPEPLPPQRRQARQLLDRHQALTAIHRPETSEQLQQARHRLVFDEFLLLQLGLMQRRAALRQRAAPSLRIASDRDGLLARFLDNLPFQFTGAQTRVLAEIDEDLERSEPMARLVQGDVGSGKTVVAVAALLKAIQAGWQGAMMAPTEVLAEQHYRSLCQWLPPLHVTVELLTGSTPLKKRRQLLADVASGGCKVLVGTHALLEDPVAFERLGLVVVDEQHRFGVRQRNRLLGKGLQPHLLTMTATPIPRTLALSLHGDLDVSQIDELPPGRTPILTTMLAGSERDQAYSVIREEVEKGQRAYVVLPLVEESEKMDLRSAVDVHRQLEEEEFPDLKVGLLHGRLPSAEKQAVIQAFARGETQVLVSTTVVEVGVDVPEASVMMIDHADRFGLAQLHQLRGRVGRGAAASRCLLINDSRNPLARQRLEVLVRSTDGFEIAEMDLRLRGPGQVLGTRQSGLPDLALASLADDGSVLEEARDEAADILRNDPDLNNHPVLRCLLDDQRNRVTSAAQLN, from the coding sequence TTGGTGGCCCAACCGAACGGAGATCCCTCCGCGCCATTGAGTCCTGGCCTGGATCATCAGGCTCTGGAGCGTTTTCAGATCTGGATTCGCCCGCTCCAGCAGGCGCTGTCGCTTGAGGCGGAGCGAGGATTCGTCAATGTTCAAGGCCGGCAGGAGACATTCCACAGTTTCCTAAGCCGTGAATTGGGTGCACCACCAGGAATTCCTTTTCCGCCCGATTGCAAGGAACGCCTGCAGGCGTTCTCCAATGATTTTCAGTCCTATCCCTCTCTCAGTGATGCAGCGCGTCGGCGCCTAGTCACCACGGTGAGGCAGTGGCTCCATGCCCTTCGTCAGCGCCTGGAACCCACCCGACCGATGGCACCTCCCAAATTGAAGGTTGCCACGAGCAGCCCGGCAGCTCCAGCGACTCACCACGGAATCATGCCGTTGGACGCACCACTGTCACGGGTCCGTGGCATCGGCCCCAAGCAGGCGGAACGCCTGGCCAGCCTCGGTCTCCTGGTGGTCAGAGATCTATTGCTTCATTACCCCAGGGACTATGTGGATTACTCCGCCTTGCGCCGGATTGAGGCCTTGGTTCCCGGGGAAACAGCCACCATCGTTGCCACCGTCCGTCGCTGTCACGGCTTCACGAGTCCGAGAAATCCCAATCTCTCCATTCTCGAGCTGCAGCTTCAGGACCCCACCGGACGCATCAAGGTCAGTCGTTTTCTGGCAGGTCGGCGTTTCAGCAATCCCTCCTATCTCCATGGACAGACCCGGCTCTATCCAAATGGAGCCACCGTTGCAGTGAGCGGTCTGGTCAAGGATGGTCCCTACGGCCTGAGCTTTCAGGATCCGCTAATTGAAGTGATGGAGAGTGCTCAGGCCCCCTTGCAATCCAAACGCATTGGCAGGCTGTTGCCGGTGTACTCCCTGACGGAAGGTCTGACGGCCGATCGTTTCAGAACCTTGGTGGAAGCGGCGCTGCCATCCGTCCGTCTCTGGCCTGAACCACTGCCACCTCAAAGACGCCAAGCTAGGCAGCTGCTGGACAGGCATCAGGCGCTGACGGCCATTCATCGACCGGAGACGTCCGAGCAGCTTCAGCAGGCCCGTCACCGTCTTGTCTTTGATGAATTTCTGCTGCTTCAGCTCGGATTGATGCAACGCAGGGCGGCACTGCGTCAGCGAGCGGCACCATCACTGAGGATCGCCTCGGATCGCGACGGTCTCTTGGCTCGCTTCCTTGACAATCTTCCATTCCAATTCACAGGGGCACAGACCAGAGTGTTGGCGGAGATCGATGAGGATCTCGAGCGCTCGGAGCCTATGGCCAGGCTGGTGCAGGGTGATGTGGGCAGTGGGAAAACGGTTGTTGCTGTTGCTGCCTTGCTCAAGGCCATCCAGGCCGGATGGCAAGGGGCAATGATGGCCCCGACGGAGGTGCTTGCGGAACAGCACTACCGCAGTCTCTGCCAGTGGCTTCCTCCTTTGCATGTCACGGTTGAGCTCCTGACCGGTTCCACACCTCTCAAGAAACGGAGGCAGCTTCTCGCTGATGTGGCTTCAGGGGGCTGCAAGGTTCTTGTGGGAACTCACGCCCTGCTGGAGGACCCTGTTGCGTTCGAGCGTCTTGGATTGGTGGTGGTGGATGAGCAGCACCGGTTCGGTGTTCGCCAACGCAATCGACTGCTTGGAAAAGGTCTCCAGCCCCATCTCCTCACGATGACAGCGACACCGATCCCGCGAACGCTGGCTCTGTCACTCCATGGAGATCTGGATGTCAGTCAGATCGATGAACTTCCGCCGGGACGAACGCCGATCTTGACCACGATGTTGGCAGGCTCGGAGCGTGATCAGGCCTACAGCGTGATCCGTGAGGAGGTGGAGAAGGGCCAGAGGGCTTATGTGGTGCTTCCGCTTGTGGAGGAGTCAGAAAAAATGGACCTTAGGTCTGCCGTTGACGTGCATCGTCAGCTTGAGGAGGAGGAGTTTCCGGATCTCAAGGTCGGGCTCCTGCACGGACGCCTGCCGAGTGCGGAGAAGCAGGCGGTGATCCAGGCTTTCGCGCGCGGGGAAACGCAGGTTTTGGTGTCCACCACTGTTGTGGAGGTTGGTGTGGATGTTCCTGAAGCGAGCGTGATGATGATTGATCATGCTGATCGTTTCGGACTGGCACAGCTTCACCAACTGCGAGGTCGAGTCGGCCGCGGTGCTGCGGCATCCCGCTGCCTGTTGATTAACGACAGCCGTAATCCGCTAGCTCGACAGAGACTTGAGGTGTTGGTGCGTTCCACGGACGGTTTCGAGATCGCCGAAATGGACCTCAGGCTTCGTGGCCCCGGGCAAGTGCTGGGAACCCGCCAATCTGGTTTGCCAGACCTGGCATTGGCCAGCCTGGCGGATGATGGCTCCGTTTTGGAGGAGGCCCGGGACGAAGCGGCCGATATCCTCCGCAACGATCCTGATCTGAACAATCACCCGGTGCTTCGCTGCTTGCTCGATGATCAACGCAACCGTGTGACCTCAGCAGCGCAGTTGAACTGA
- a CDS encoding M15 family metallopeptidase, giving the protein MRRPWSDVAIKDCGEPLESLRGTFLCLEPHPYAELGAPYGDQGDPFRVRSSLLTRLVQAQNHLTQHPDPEIGPIQLLVFDAWRPVSVQAFMVEHAVKEECVRRGLQPTLPHWATALEDVQRDVGRFWAPPSDDRSTPPPHSTGGAIDLTLADQRGAPLNMGGAIDAIGPESLPDHHASAARANPNSPEALWHRRRSNLHAAMQHAGLVRHPNEWWHYSYGDQLWAWTVKASMAVYGRVDGH; this is encoded by the coding sequence ATGCGCCGGCCCTGGAGTGATGTGGCCATCAAGGATTGCGGTGAACCGCTGGAGTCGCTCAGAGGGACGTTTCTCTGCCTTGAGCCCCATCCCTACGCAGAACTTGGTGCCCCCTACGGAGATCAGGGTGATCCCTTCAGGGTGCGATCGAGCCTTTTGACCCGTCTCGTTCAAGCCCAGAACCACCTCACCCAGCATCCGGATCCTGAGATCGGCCCGATCCAGTTGCTTGTGTTTGATGCCTGGCGCCCCGTCAGTGTTCAGGCCTTCATGGTGGAGCACGCGGTCAAGGAAGAATGTGTGCGTCGAGGCCTTCAACCGACACTGCCTCATTGGGCGACGGCGCTGGAGGACGTGCAGCGCGATGTTGGACGCTTCTGGGCACCGCCAAGTGACGATCGGTCGACGCCGCCTCCTCACAGCACGGGGGGAGCCATTGATTTAACGCTGGCCGATCAGCGTGGAGCGCCTCTGAACATGGGGGGAGCGATTGATGCCATCGGTCCTGAATCGCTCCCAGACCACCACGCATCTGCTGCAAGGGCTAATCCCAACAGCCCTGAAGCCCTTTGGCACCGACGCCGTTCCAACCTGCATGCGGCCATGCAACATGCCGGATTGGTCCGACATCCCAATGAATGGTGGCATTACAGCTATGGAGATCAGCTGTGGGCTTGGACGGTTAAGGCATCAATGGCCGTCTACGGCCGAGTGGATGGCCACTAA
- a CDS encoding NADPH-dependent assimilatory sulfite reductase hemoprotein subunit, whose translation MSQSSVESATESTTARLPKAEQRKLDSHHLRDPLLDELSNELPYFSEDALQLLKFHGSYQQDDRDKREKGKEKTWQMMLRLRSPAGRIPARLFLAMDDLSNRLGDGTLRATTRQAFQMHGIPKGDLKEVIGTIVENMGSTLAACGDINRNVMAPAAPYAKGAYPAARQLADEIADVLSPEAGEASYLELWIDGDLSYRINPSRMVKAARSRQRDVGVFSGSDDEPLYGDTYLPRKFKVAVTVPGDNSVDLLTQDIGLVAFTDATGALIGCNVYVGGGMGRTHNKEETFARIADPLGYVAANDVLDLVQSILALQRDHGDRQIRRHARMKYLVHDRGVSWFKSELTQNYFRGELKSLRNEPKAKLTDYLGWHRQQPGIWFVGIPLLCGRLEGAFKAGLREIVDRYQLELRLTPNQDVLLCNIGSSQRNSVRDALSNLGIKTPEAPPPLARHAIACPALPTCGLAITESERILPRVLERLDAQLSRLEIEKSLLFRMTGCPNGCARPYMAELALVGSGVNQYQLWLGGSANLQRLAKPFLQRMPLDELESTLEPLFVSWKQAGGRRGFGDHVSQLGDERVAELLTSAR comes from the coding sequence GTGAGTCAGTCCAGTGTGGAATCCGCCACGGAATCAACCACTGCCAGGCTGCCGAAGGCTGAGCAACGCAAGCTGGACAGTCATCATCTGCGGGACCCCCTGCTAGATGAACTCTCGAATGAGCTCCCCTACTTCAGTGAAGACGCGCTTCAGCTGCTGAAGTTTCACGGGAGCTATCAGCAAGATGACCGGGATAAGCGAGAGAAAGGGAAAGAGAAGACCTGGCAGATGATGCTGAGGCTGCGTAGCCCAGCAGGACGCATTCCGGCAAGGCTGTTCCTCGCCATGGATGATCTTTCCAATCGCCTTGGCGATGGCACCCTGCGAGCAACGACCCGACAGGCCTTTCAGATGCATGGCATTCCAAAAGGTGATCTGAAGGAAGTAATCGGAACCATCGTTGAAAACATGGGGTCCACCCTGGCGGCCTGTGGAGACATCAACCGCAACGTCATGGCACCGGCTGCGCCTTACGCCAAAGGTGCTTATCCGGCAGCGCGTCAGCTGGCTGATGAAATCGCGGATGTTCTCAGTCCCGAGGCTGGTGAAGCGTCTTATCTCGAGCTGTGGATCGATGGTGACCTCAGTTATCGAATCAATCCTTCGCGGATGGTGAAGGCAGCCCGTTCACGTCAGCGTGATGTTGGAGTGTTTTCAGGTAGCGACGATGAACCGCTCTACGGAGACACCTACCTACCCAGAAAATTCAAAGTAGCGGTCACGGTTCCTGGAGATAATTCCGTCGACCTTCTGACCCAGGACATTGGTCTTGTGGCCTTCACCGATGCCACAGGTGCCCTGATCGGCTGCAATGTTTACGTGGGTGGCGGCATGGGCCGCACCCACAACAAGGAAGAAACGTTCGCAAGGATCGCTGACCCTCTTGGATACGTCGCAGCGAACGATGTGCTTGATCTAGTGCAATCGATCTTGGCCTTGCAGCGTGATCACGGTGATCGTCAGATCCGAAGGCACGCCAGGATGAAATATCTCGTTCACGACAGAGGTGTGTCCTGGTTCAAGAGCGAACTGACGCAGAACTACTTCCGTGGTGAGTTGAAGAGTCTTCGCAATGAGCCGAAAGCAAAACTCACCGATTACCTCGGCTGGCATCGACAGCAGCCTGGAATTTGGTTCGTTGGGATCCCTCTGCTCTGCGGGAGGCTCGAGGGTGCGTTTAAGGCTGGGCTTCGAGAGATCGTTGATCGTTACCAGCTCGAACTGCGTTTGACGCCTAACCAGGACGTGCTTCTGTGCAACATCGGCAGCTCCCAGCGCAATTCTGTTCGTGATGCATTGTCGAATCTGGGAATCAAAACGCCGGAGGCACCGCCACCGCTGGCACGTCATGCCATTGCCTGCCCTGCCCTGCCCACCTGTGGGCTTGCCATCACTGAATCTGAACGCATTCTTCCTCGGGTTCTTGAACGTCTGGATGCGCAACTCAGCAGGCTCGAAATCGAGAAGTCCTTGCTGTTTCGCATGACCGGATGTCCGAATGGGTGTGCCCGGCCCTACATGGCAGAGCTTGCGCTTGTCGGCAGCGGTGTGAATCAATACCAGCTGTGGCTTGGTGGTAGTGCCAATCTCCAGCGTTTGGCGAAGCCTTTCCTGCAACGCATGCCGTTGGATGAACTCGAGAGCACCCTGGAACCATTGTTCGTGAGCTGGAAGCAGGCTGGTGGGCGAAGAGGTTTTGGTGACCATGTGAGCCAGCTCGGTGACGAACGGGTTGCCGAACTGCTTACTTCCGCCCGTTAG
- the glyS gene encoding glycine--tRNA ligase subunit beta, protein MANTFLLEIGTEELPADFVPSALRQLEQRVRSDLNDLRLAHGELSVTGTPRRLLVVVKDLIDSQPDLEEDRKGPPVSSAFVDGRPGPAAIGFAKRCGVDPSDLQPRETPKGPCLFAQVKTPGQASSALLGQYVPRWIDALQGRRFMRWGCGEQRFSRPVRWLVVLLGDALIPVTLDAADPVVTSGRTSRGHRLHQPLKDVKSAEELLAQLARAGVMVNREQRAETIRTAIAQEAERCGGQANCPESLFQELVDLVETPSVLKGKIADRFLDLPPEVIVTVMQAHQRYVPLLHPQAGSDPLQLQSRNVLRPEFLLVSNGLEPASDTIVSGNQRVLGARLADAEFFLTVDRRQSSEQRRANLAQVTFAEGLGTLLDRSERMSWVMDQLLLALQLEGPIASHARRAAHFCKHDLVCQMVGEFPELQGLMGGKYLLEEGEVRDVALAVAEHYQPAGAGDAPPTSDAGALLALAERIELLLSIFAKGQRPTGSSDPYALRRAGNGIVQILWNRGWRLPLQSLFKTAATHWAERFPAFKVEASALANDLGQLLRQRMVSQFEEDGFEIDLVQAVSGDGVSTDRLLEDPVDARDRLLLLNNLRTSGRLQGLQAVVQRASRLADKGDLPLSSLCVEGVVDAELFDSPSEASLLVELEAMSPLAVARDYEGLAQKLQGAARALEAFFDGAESVMVMADDPSIRRNRLNLLGVLRNQAFVLARFDNIQS, encoded by the coding sequence GTGGCGAACACGTTTCTGCTTGAGATCGGCACTGAAGAACTCCCCGCCGATTTCGTTCCCTCGGCCCTTCGGCAATTGGAGCAGAGGGTTCGCAGTGATCTCAACGATTTGCGGCTCGCCCACGGTGAGCTGTCGGTGACAGGAACGCCGCGTCGGCTGCTTGTGGTTGTGAAAGACCTGATTGACTCTCAGCCGGATCTGGAAGAAGACCGCAAAGGACCACCTGTCTCCTCGGCTTTCGTGGATGGTCGGCCTGGTCCGGCTGCCATCGGTTTTGCCAAACGCTGCGGTGTAGATCCATCGGATCTTCAGCCCAGGGAAACGCCGAAAGGCCCTTGTCTGTTCGCGCAGGTCAAGACTCCAGGGCAGGCCAGTTCCGCTCTACTCGGCCAGTACGTTCCTCGCTGGATCGATGCTCTTCAGGGGCGTCGATTTATGCGCTGGGGATGTGGAGAGCAGCGCTTCAGTCGACCGGTTCGCTGGTTAGTGGTCCTCCTCGGGGATGCGTTGATCCCTGTGACTCTGGATGCGGCTGATCCTGTGGTGACCAGCGGTCGCACAAGCCGTGGTCATCGTCTTCATCAACCACTGAAGGACGTGAAGTCCGCCGAGGAACTTCTGGCTCAACTGGCCCGAGCCGGGGTGATGGTGAATCGTGAACAACGCGCTGAAACCATCCGCACGGCAATCGCGCAGGAGGCCGAGCGCTGCGGTGGACAAGCGAATTGTCCTGAGTCACTGTTTCAGGAGCTTGTGGATCTTGTTGAAACCCCCTCAGTGTTGAAGGGCAAGATCGCGGATCGCTTTCTTGATCTACCGCCGGAGGTGATTGTCACGGTGATGCAGGCCCATCAGCGTTATGTCCCACTCCTGCATCCGCAGGCAGGTTCAGACCCCCTGCAACTTCAGTCCCGCAATGTTCTGAGGCCGGAATTCCTTCTGGTGAGCAATGGGTTGGAACCAGCTTCGGACACCATTGTGAGCGGCAATCAACGCGTTCTTGGAGCCCGGCTGGCCGATGCCGAGTTCTTTCTCACTGTGGATCGTCGTCAGTCCAGTGAGCAACGGCGGGCAAATTTGGCACAGGTCACCTTTGCCGAGGGTCTGGGCACGCTTCTGGACCGTAGTGAGCGAATGAGTTGGGTCATGGACCAACTGCTGCTCGCGCTTCAACTTGAGGGGCCCATCGCCAGCCATGCCAGACGCGCTGCCCATTTCTGTAAACACGATCTCGTCTGTCAGATGGTGGGGGAATTCCCTGAGCTGCAGGGGTTGATGGGCGGTAAGTACCTTCTTGAGGAAGGAGAAGTCCGTGACGTGGCTCTGGCTGTGGCAGAGCACTACCAGCCTGCTGGTGCCGGTGATGCTCCTCCCACCAGTGATGCAGGAGCTCTGCTGGCTCTCGCGGAACGGATCGAGTTGCTGTTGAGCATCTTTGCGAAGGGTCAGCGCCCTACTGGATCTTCTGATCCTTATGCCCTGCGGCGAGCAGGCAATGGAATTGTTCAGATCCTGTGGAATCGTGGCTGGAGACTCCCCCTGCAGTCACTCTTCAAAACGGCAGCAACGCATTGGGCTGAACGTTTCCCGGCTTTCAAGGTTGAAGCTTCAGCCTTGGCCAATGATCTGGGACAACTTCTCCGTCAGCGGATGGTGTCTCAGTTCGAAGAGGATGGATTTGAAATTGATTTGGTGCAGGCAGTCAGCGGCGATGGGGTCAGCACTGACCGCTTGCTGGAGGATCCAGTGGATGCAAGGGATCGCCTGCTTCTGTTGAACAACCTCCGGACTTCTGGTCGTTTGCAGGGATTGCAGGCTGTCGTCCAACGTGCATCCCGCTTGGCCGATAAAGGTGATCTGCCTTTGTCCAGCCTGTGTGTCGAAGGTGTGGTGGACGCCGAACTCTTCGATTCACCCAGCGAGGCTTCGCTGTTAGTGGAACTCGAAGCGATGAGTCCGCTCGCCGTCGCAAGAGACTACGAAGGCTTGGCTCAGAAACTCCAGGGTGCGGCACGCGCACTTGAAGCCTTCTTTGATGGTGCTGAAAGTGTGATGGTGATGGCCGATGATCCATCGATTCGGCGCAATCGCCTCAATTTGCTGGGCGTGCTGCGCAACCAAGCGTTTGTGTTGGCCCGTTTCGACAACATTCAGTCTTGA